One window of the Rhipicephalus sanguineus isolate Rsan-2018 chromosome 4, BIME_Rsan_1.4, whole genome shotgun sequence genome contains the following:
- the LOC119391116 gene encoding uncharacterized protein LOC119391116, producing MEHVFLQRLQPYLEAQGFFPDTLFGYRAHLSTQDILLQIKEEVMDSLSSAQTKALLALDIRGAFDNVSHDLILENLASTRCGRRVYDYVKAFLTDRTATIGLGSLRSDVIKLAGKGTPQGSVLSPTLFNIAMAKLPPLLTSIPSLRHALYADDVTIWVTKGSDGQIQDALQEAVNVVQDYARAGGLTCSAEKSELLLIRRPQRNPDNSPQITVMLEDHVVPCVKKLRVLGLCIQADLKATYTMKILEQQVSQITHMIRRITNRRHGLQEQDILRIVNACIVNRITYHVPYQSLTLAQERRLDVILRRAVKAALGLPTYASTERLLAMGVHNNVKELIEAQRNSQIRRLRNTQVGERLLISIGYPPNQCRYNVAEKQLPSDLRARITIAPLPRNMHPERNAGRRRARVKNLTRLIDQSPPNTVLYSDAARHRFRDFTVGAVVNNDHDIVASISVPSKKVSEGEECAVALAIAHAAVNLPHADVILIITDSQDACRAFTRGIVSQHTHRILNTAFHTPHRFRLVWTPGHASLPGHDCAHAATRALTNREPEEELSNPDERDANTELLGYRDTLDYYRRERLRYPPPHHTLTREDATAMRQLQANTFPNLHFLHILHPTSYPDKCPGCGAVPTLFHVTLECQRPPARRSPISSPIPTLQDWEAMLRDGSPSGQRALVRRARDAAAAVGALD from the coding sequence ATGGAGCACGTTTTCCTCCAAAGACTCCAACCATACCTTGAGGCCCAGGGATTTTTTCCTGACACATTGTTTGGGTACCGGGCCCATCTGTCCACGCAAGACATACTTCTCCAAATAAAAGAGGAAGTAATGGACAGCCTCAGTTCTGCGCAAACTAAAGCTCTGCTTGCCCTGGACATCCGTGGTGCATTTGATAATGTGTCGCACGACCTAATACTAGAGAATCTCGCATCGACCCGGTGTGGACGACGAGTTTATGACTATGTGAAGGCCTTTCTCACAGACAGGACGGCAACCATAGGATTAGGCTCGCTTCGCAGCGACGTCATCAAGCTAGCGGGTAAAGGCACGCCACAAGGATCGGTGCTGTCCCCGACACTCTTTAACATCGCCATGGCTAAATTGCCGCCTCTACTGACCTCCATTCCAAGTCTGCGACATGCTTTATACGCGGACGACGTCACTATTTGGGTGACTAAAGGCTCAGACGGACAAATACAAGACGCGCTCCAAGAAGCAGTAAATGTGGTTCAGGATTACGCTCGAGCTGGTGGTCTAACTTGTTCTGCAGAAAAGTCGGAACTACTGCTCATTCGTCGTCCCCAGCGAAATCCCGACAACAGCCCTCAAATCACAGTCATGTTAGAAGACCATGTAGTTCCCTGCGTAAAGAAACTCCGCGTCCTTGGCCTCTGTATTCAAGCTGATCTCAAGGCGACATACACCATGAAAATATTAGAACAACAAGTTTCTCAAATCACGCATATGATCCGTCGCATCACAAACCGAAGACATGGACTTCAGGAGCAAGACATTTTGCGCATAGTCAACGCCTGCATAGTAAACCGCATCACCTACCACGTCCCTTATCAGTCCCTAACGCTCGCACAAGAGAGAAGACTAGACGTTATTCTCCGCAGAGCCGTCAAGGCAGCGCTTGGACTACCCACGTATGCATCCACCGAGCGTCTCCTAGCCATGGGAGTGCACAACAACGTAAAGGAATTAATCGAAGCACAGCGTAACAGTCAGATACGAAGACTCCGCAACACCCAAGTGGGAGAGCGGCTACTCATCAGTATAGGATATCCTCCGAACCAATGCAGATACAATGTAGCAGAAAAACAGCTACCCAGTGACCTCCGAGCACGAATTACAATCGCTCCGCTGCCACGTAACATGCACCCTGAGCGCAACGCTGGGCGTAGGCGGGCAAGGGTGAAAAATCTCACACGCCTCATCGATCAGTCACCCCCAAACACTGTTTTATACTCCGACGCCGCTAGACACCGCTTCCGCGATTTCACAGTCGGAGCAGTGGTGAACAATGACCACGACATAGTAGCCTCAATTAGCGTACCTAGCAAGAAAGTATCTGAGGGCGAAGAGTGCGCCGTCGCTCTGGCGATTGCCCATGCTGCTGTAAACCTTCCTCATGCAGATGTTATTCTAATTATTACGGATTCACAGGACGCCTGTCGAGCCTTCACACGTGGTATcgtctcacaacacacacaccgcaTTTTGAACACTGCATTCCACACACCACACAGGTTCCGACTTGTCTGGACCCCTGGGCACGCCTCTCTCCCCGGTCATGACTGCGCACATGCAGCTACCCGAGCGCTAACTAACCGGGAACCggaggaagagctgtccaacccagatgaGCGGGACGCGAACACGGAACTTCTAGGATATCGAGACACTCTGGATTACTATAGGCGAGAACGCCTacggtaccctccaccacaccatACGCTGACCCGAGAAGATGCGACCGCGATGCGGCAACTGCAGGCCAACACTTTCCCCAACCTACACTTCCTCCACATCCTCCATCCAACTTCCTACCCTGacaaatgccctggctgcggtgcGGTACCGACGTTATTTCACGTAACGCTGGAATGTCAGCGTCCACCAGCCAGGCGCTCTCCCATCTCCTCTCCTATTCCAACCCTGCAAGACTGGGAGGCCATGCTGCGTGACGGAAGCCCGAGCGGCCAGCGGGCGTTGGTCCGTCGGGCACGAGACGCGGCAGCGGCTGTTGGAGCTctggactga